Proteins from one Suncus etruscus isolate mSunEtr1 chromosome 3, mSunEtr1.pri.cur, whole genome shotgun sequence genomic window:
- the PRELP gene encoding prolargin — MRSALCWLFPLLLLASMVHGQSTRRPKPKPKPRPRPRPTPSFPQHPEPPEPTELPPPLPPGPPSFFPDCPRECYCPYDFPTALYCDSRNLRKVPIIPARIHYLYLQNNFISELTLESFKNASDLRWINLDNNRIRKVEQKVLEQLPQLVFLYMERNQLEEVPSALPRNLEQLRLSQNRISKIPPGVFSKLGKLLLLDLQNNQLGDHTFRPDTFQGLKSLMQLNLAHNTLKKMPPKVPQAIHQLYLDSNRIDTIPSDYFKNFPNLAFIRLNYNKLSDKGLPKNAFNISNLLVLHLSHNRISSVPAINNKLEHLYLNHNSIEKINGTQICPNNIFAFHDFSDDNLEKMPHLRYLRLDGNYLKPPIPLDLMMCFRLLQSVVI, encoded by the exons ATGAGGTCAGCCCTCTGTTGGCTCTTCCCACTCCTCCTCTTGGCCTCCATGGTTCATGGCCAGTCAACAAGACGACCAAAACCAAAGCCCAAGCCCAGACCCAGACCCAGGCCGACCCCCAGCTTCCCTCAACACCCTGAGCCCCCAGAGCCTACAGAGCTGCCCCCTCCCCTGCCACCGGGTCCCCCCTCGTTCTTTCCTGACTGTCCACGAGAATGCTACTGCCCCTATGACTTCCCGACTGCCCTCTACTGTGACAGCCGCAACCTCCGGAAGGTTCCCATCATCCCGGCCCGCATCCATTACCTCTACCTGCAGAACAACTTCATCTCTGAGCTAACCCTGGAGTCCTTCAAGAATGCCTCAGACCTGAGGTGGATCAACCTGGACAACAACCGTATTCGCAAGGTGGAGCAGAAGGTGCTGGAGCAGCTGCCGCAGCTGGTGTTCCTCTACATGGAGCGAAATCAGCTGGAGGAAGTGCCCTCGGCGCTGCCCCGCAACCTGGAGCAGCTGAGGTTGAGCCAGAACCGAATTTCCAAGATCCCGCCTGGTGTCTTCAGCAAGTTAGGGAAGCTTCTTCTCTTGGACCTGCAGAACAACCAGCTCGGGGACCACACGTTCAGGCCTGACACCTTCCAGGGCCTCAAGAGCCTCATGCAGCTCAACCTGGCCCACAACACCCTGAAGAAGATGCCGCCCAAGGTGCCCCAAGCCATTCACCAGCTGTACCTGGACAGCAACAGGATCGACACCATCCCCAGTGACTACTTCAAGAACTTCCCCAATCTGGCCTTCATTCGCCTCAACTACAATAAGCTGTCGGACAAGGGGCTGCCCAAAAATGCCTTCAACATCTCCAACCTGCTGGTGCTCCACTTGTCTCATAACCGCATCAGCAGTGTGCCCGCCATCAACAACAAGCTGGAGCACCTATACCTCAACCACAACAGCATCGAGA AGATCAACGGAACTCAGATCTGCCCCAATAATATCTTCGCCTTTCATGACTTCTCTGATGACAACCTGGAGAAGATGCCACATCTCCGCTACTTGCGGCTGGATGGGAACTACCTGAAGCCGCCCATCCCACTGGATCTCATGATGTGCTTCCGCCTGCTGCAGTCTGTGGTCATCTAA